In Mercurialis annua linkage group LG5, ddMerAnnu1.2, whole genome shotgun sequence, a single genomic region encodes these proteins:
- the LOC126683089 gene encoding uncharacterized protein LOC126683089: MQTVRLCFFLLMELLTKLMKMKSLKHAKPLLQFPSFIQQKSYTSIPLLCPTQELQTTTTTLKLTNQELTKINLLIPRLCLSDNLTTATHLTTTALLTNPPHSSISLSILVHSLTSQPDMTQPMSLLTTLRHSPQAHNHLTPITTMLVMSYVRKKRVKEAFKVYQWMTRPGSPCKVEKIVFLGLVDGFCELGLVVDGLRVLRDMVGVGFVPGDGLRRRVFRKMLMEARVKEGLELDKALCFCANGGVDGIVKVRDLLDNIIGNWTE; this comes from the coding sequence ATGCAAACTGTTCGACTCTGCTTCTTCTTGCTGATGGAATTGCTAACAAAATTGATGAAAATGAAGTCCCTCAAACATGCAAAACCCCTCCTTCAATTCCCATCTTTCATACAACAAAAATCCTACACTTCAATACCATTACTATGTCCAACTCAAGAACTAcaaaccaccaccaccaccttaAAACTAACAAACCAAGAACTCACCAAAATCAACCTCCTAATCCCACGCTTATGTCTCTCAGACAATCTAACAACAGCAACCCACTTAACAACCACTGCCCTTCTCACAAACCCACCACACAGCTCAATCTCTCTCTCAATTCTCGTCCACTCACTCACTTCCCAACCCGACATGACCCAACCCATGTCGCTCCTCACCACTCTCAGACACTCCCCACAAGCCCACAACCATCTCACACCCATCACAACCATGCTTGTGATGTCCTATGTTAGAAAGAAGAGGGTAAAAGAGGCGTTTAAAGTGTATCAATGGATGACTCGACCTGGGTCTCCTTGTAAAGTGGAAAAGATTGTTTTTTTGGGTTTGGTTGATGGGTTTTGTGAGTTGGGTTTGGTGGTGGATGGTTTGAGGGTTTTGAGGGATATGGTTGGTGTGGGGTTTGTTCCTGGAGATGGGTTGAGGAGAAGGGTTTTTAGGAAGATGTTGATGGAGGCTAGAGTGAAGGAGGGTTTGGAATTGGATAAAGCTTTGTGCTTTTGTGCTAATGGTGGGGTTGATGGGATTGTTAAAGTTAGAGATTTGTTGGATAATATCATTGGCAACTGGACAGAGTAG
- the LOC126682652 gene encoding protein PLASTID TRANSCRIPTIONALLY ACTIVE 14 produces MASSPSYHLTHCFFISQLKIGLSGRPGCVLSSKSRNNGVRGIKASSVATPPFPLLQPPQLEESSISQLEPADPDFYKIGYVRSMRAYGVEFKEGPDGFGVYASKDVEPLRRARLIMEIPLELMLTISKKTPWMFFPDIIPVGHPIFDIINSTDPETDWDLRLACLLLFAFDCKENFWQLYGDFLPSEDECTSLLLATEEDLMELQDQNLASIMRKQQRRALEFWEKNWHSGAPLKIKRLARDPERFIWAVSIAQSRCINMQMRVGALVQDANMLVPYADMLNHSFEPNCFFHWRFKDRMVEVMINAGQQIKKGEEMTVNYMNGQKNDLLMQRYGFSSSVNPWDVIQFSGNARIHLDSFLSVFNITGLPEEYYYNDELTSKPDSFVDGAVIAAARTLPTWSDRDMPPLPSIERKAVKELQEECQQILAGFPMTSEEDQQLLDTMPEARRPLEAAIKYRLHRKKLVEKVMQALDIYQERLLF; encoded by the exons atgGCGTCTTCCCCTTCCTATCATCTCACCCACTGTTTCTTCATCTCTCAG TTGAAAATTGGATTATCAGGAAGacccggatgtgttttgagcaGTAAGAGTAGAAATAATGGAGTTAGAGGCATTAAAGCTTCTTCAGTTGCAACCCCTCCATTTCCTCTCCTTCAACCTCCCCAACTTGAGGAATCTTCTATCTCTCAG tTGGAGCCAGCAGATCCTGATTTCTACAAGATAGGATATGTTCGAAGTATGCGTGCTTATGGAGTCGAATTTAAAGAAGGACCAGATGGATTTGGGGTCTATGCTTCTAAGGATGTTGAACCACTTCGCCGTGCTAGA TTGATCATGGAAATCCCTCTAGAGTTAATGTTAACTATTAGCAAGAAAACCCCTTGGATGTTTTTTCCGGATATAATACCAGTGGGTCATCCGATATTTGATATAATCAACTCAACTGATCCAGAG ACAGATTGGGACCTGAGGTTGGCATGCCTTCTTTTATTTGCATTTGATTGCAAGGAAAACTTTTGGCAGCTATATGGTGACTTCTTACCCAGTGAGGATGAGTGCACTAGCTTGCTTCTGGCTACAGAG GAAGACCTTATGGAGTTGCAGGATCAGAATCTTGCTTCAATTATGAGAAAACAGCAACGCCGAGCCTTGGAATTTTGGGAAAAGAATTGG CACTCAGGCGCTCCCCTCAAAATAAAGCGACTAGCTCGTGACCCTGAAAGATTTATTTGGGCTGTTAGTATAGCGCAGTCACGTTGCATTAACATGCAAATGAGAGTCGGTGCTCTAGTTCAAGATGCAAACATGTTAGTTCCTTATGCTG ATATGCTAAACCATTCCTTCGAACCAAACTGTTTTTTCCATTGGCGATTTAAGGATCGAATGGTTGAAGTGATGATAAATGCTGGTCAACAAATTAAGAAAGGAGAGGAG ATGACTGTGAATTACATGAATGGACAGAAGAATGACCTGTTGATGCAAAGATATGGCTTTTCGTCGTCAGTG AATCCTTGGGATGTTATTCAGTTCTCGGGCAATGCACGCATTCATTTGGATTCTTTCTTGTCAGTCTTCAATATAACTGGCCTTCCCGAAGAATATTACTATAACG ATGAGCTAACAAGCAAGCCGGATAGTTTTGTTGATGGAGCAGTTATAGCAGCAGCAAGAACACTGCCCACTTGGTCAGACAGAGACATGCCTCCTCTTCCGAGCATAGAAAGAAAAGCCGTGAAAGAATTGCAAGAAGAATGCCAACAGATACTTGCAGGATTTCCCATGACTTCTGAGGAAGATCAACAACTACTAG ATACTATGCCAGAAGCAAGGAGGCCACTGGAAGCTGCAATCAA GTATAGATTGCACAGGAAAAAGTTAGTTGAGAAGGTTATGCAAGCATTGGATATATATCAAGAGCGATTACTGTTCTAA
- the LOC126682867 gene encoding pentatricopeptide repeat-containing protein At3g57430, chloroplastic → MSTYTLHPISLPLPPSSSTQHLTHKTLHISHSRSQALWVESLRLKTRSNSFHEAISTYIDMLTSDVSPDNFVFPVVFKAVTALHDLNLGKQVHAHVVKYGYNSSSVAIANSVINFYGKCGELSDVLKVFDRIPDRDLVSWNSLISAFCCFQEWELALEAFKFMLDEDWEPTSFTLVSIILACSNLSKRDGLRLGKEVHAYSFRKSHRSTFTYNSLMSMYANLGRLGDAKYVFKLFEDRNLVSWNTIISSFSQNECFMDALTYLRRMIVEGINPDGVTLASVLPACSHLEKLGTGKEIHAYALKSGDLTENSFVGSALVDMYSNCRRVEIGRRVFDGISKRKTGLWNAMIAGYAQNEYDEEALMLFFEMEAVSGVFPNTITMASIVPACARYEAFSGKESIHGYMIKRGLVTDTYVQNALIDLYSRMGKMEISNTIFSSMERKDTVSWNTMITGYVISGCYNDALLKLHEMQVADRGCTFKPNSITLMTVLPGCASLAALAKGKEIHAYAIRNLLASEVTVGSALVDMYAKCGHLNLSRRVFDQMPIRNVITWNVIIMAYGMHGNGEKALELFNDMVAEGEKGSEVKPTQVTFVAILAACSHSGMVDEGLRLFHKMKDEHGIEPGPDHYACVVDLLGRAGRVEEAYDFINTMPSGFDKVGAWSSLLGACRNHKNVKIGEITAQNLLQIQPNVASHYVLLSNIYSSAGLWDKAVDIRRKMKELGVKKEPGCSWIEHSDEIHKFLAGDLVHPQSEKIHDFLEKLSEKMKRQGYVPDTSCVLHNLDEKEKETLLCGHSEKLAIAFGILNTTPGTTIRVTKNLRVCNDCHTATKFISKLTDREIILRDVRRFHHFRNGTCSCGDYW, encoded by the coding sequence ATGTCCACCTACACTCTCCACCCTATCTCCCTCCCTTTACCCCCATCATCTTCTACCCAACACCTCACACATAAAACCCTGCACATCTCCCATTCACGCTCCCAAGCATTATGGGTCGAGTCCCTTCGCTTAAAAACCCGTTCCAATTCATTCCATGAAGCCATTTCCACGTACATTGATATGCTTACTTCAGATGTTTCACCTGACAATTTCGTATTCCCGGTGGTTTTTAAGGCTGTCACCGCCCTTCACGACTTAAATTTAGGCAAACAGGTGCATGCCCATGTTGTCAAATATGGGTATAATTCATCTTCTGTCGCCATAGCTAATTccgttattaatttttatggtAAGTGTGGAGAGTTAAGTGATGTACTTAAGGTGTTCGATAGAATTCCTGACAGAGACTTGGTTTCTTGGAATTCGTTAATTTCTGCGTTTTGTTGTTTTCAAGAGTGGGAGCTTGCGCTTGAGGCGTTTAAATTCATGTTGGATGAGGATTGGGAGCCGACTTCGTTTACTTTGGTGAGTATAATACTCGCTTGCTCGAATTTGAGCAAGCGTGACGGGTTGCGGCTTGGGAAAGAAGTTCATGCATATAGTTTTAGGAAGAGTCATCGGAGTACGTTTACGTACAATTCTTTGATGTCTATGTATGCTAACTTAGGTAGGCTAGGTGATGCAAAATATGTATTTAAGTTGTTTGAAGATCGTAATTTGGTTTCTTGGAATACCATCATAAGTTCGTTTTCTCAAAATGAATGTTTTATGGACGCGTTAACGTACTTAAGGCGTATGATTGTTGAAGGGATTAATCCCGATGGAGTCACGCTTGCGAGTGTGCTTCCTGCTTGCTCTCACTTGGAGAAGTTAGGGACTGGGAAAGAAATTCATGCTTATGCCTTGAAAAGTGGTGATTTGACTGAGAATTCTTTTGTGGGTAGTGCTTTAGTTGACATGTATAGTAATTGTAGACGGGTTGAAATTGGTCGTCGGGTTTTTGATGGTATCTCGAAGAGGAAAACTGGGCTTTGGAATGCTATGATTGCTGGGTATGCACAAAATGAATATGATGAAGAGGCATTGATGCTTTTCTTTGAAATGGAAGCTGTTTCTGGAGTATTTCCCAACACAATCACAATGGCAAGTATTGTGCCTGCTTGCGCACGTTATGAAGCATTTTCTGGTAAAGAAAGCATTCACGGTTATATGATAAAGAGGGGCTTGGTAACAGATACATACGTGCAAAATGCACTTATAGATTTGTACTCCAGGATGGGGAAGATGGAAATTTCAAATACCATATTTAGTAGCATGGAGCGTAAAGATACAGTCTCTTGGAATACAATGATCACCGGTTATGTTATTTCCGGATGCTACAATGATGCACTTTTGAAGCTACATGAGATGCAAGTTGCAGACAGAGGTTGCACTTTTAAACCCAATTCAATAACCCTCATGACTGTCCTCCCGGGTTGTGCTTCTTTAGCAGCATTGGCAAAGGGGAAAGAAATCCATGCTTACGCCATTAGAAATTTGTTAGCTTCAGAAGTCACGGTAGGAAGTGCATTAGTTGACATGTATGCAAAATGCGGCCACTTAAACTTATCAAGGAGAGTATTTGATCAAATGCCTATTAGAAATGTGATCACTTGGAATGTCATTATCATGGCTTATGGTATGCACGGAAATGGAGAGAAGGCCTTAGAGCTATTCAACGACATGGTAGCAGAGGGAGAAAAAGGCAGCGAAGTAAAGCCTACTCAAGTTACCTTCGTAGCGATCTTAGCTGCTTGTAGTCACTCAGGGATGGTTGATGAGGGCCTACGCTTGTTTCATAAAATGAAAGATGAGCATGGGATTGAACCTGGTCCAGATCACTATGCTTGTGTGGTGGACTTACTAGGTAGAGCAGGTCGAGTCGAGGAAGCATATGACTTCATCAATACTATGCCTTCTGGTTTTGACAAGGTAGGAGCATGGAGTAGTTTGCTAGGAGCTTGCCGTAAccacaaaaatgtaaaaataggGGAAATTACTGCTCAAAATCTTTTACAGATACAACCGAATGTGGCTAGCCATTATGTTCTACTGTCTAATATATATTCATCTGCTGGACTATGGGACAAGGCAGTGGATATTAGAAGGAAGATGAAAGAATTGGGAGTAAAGAAAGAACCTGGGTGTAGTTGGATTGAACATAGTGATGAGATACACAAGTTCTTAGCTGGGGATTTAGTACATCCGCAAAGTGAGAAAATCCATGATTTTCTCGAGAAACTATCGGAAAAAATGAAAAGGCAGGGATATGTACCTGATACTTCATGTGTACTACACAATCTTGATGAGAAGGAGAAGGAAACTTTACTTTGTGGACACAGTGAGAAATTGGCAATAGCGTTTGGTATCTTGAATACTACTCCTGGAACTACCATTCGAGTTACGAAGAACCTTCGAGTTTGTAATGACTGCCACACTGCGACAAAGTTTATTTCAAAGCTTACGGATAGGGAAATCATCCTAAGAGATGTGAGGAGGTTTCATCACTTCAGGAACGGAACCTGTTCTTGTGGGGATTATTGGTGA